A genomic region of Gossypium hirsutum isolate 1008001.06 chromosome D01, Gossypium_hirsutum_v2.1, whole genome shotgun sequence contains the following coding sequences:
- the LOC107902619 gene encoding probable membrane-associated kinase regulator 3 produces the protein METTQASYNNGDEEDYIDIEVSSSSSNLLFYPITSPPSPQFEFQTCSSFYGEIASTTSPADELFYKGKLLPLHLPPRLQMLQSLLQTEEHCSYMASSSSSGFIGNNLKKSWCRKLKQIKQSTITQKLKSLFNKSGCSYECCCVKASVNTNGSHRRSFSGVIQRYSTPIMSLSTSSSSSSSSSSSSFSFGSGGFGDLHLLKRSNSLNSEVESSIQGAIVHCKMSQKLSSSKEKKMQNELWGL, from the coding sequence ATGGAAACAACCCAAGCTTCATATAACAATGGAGATGAAGAAGATTATATAGATATAGAGGtaagttcatcatcttcaaacttgttaTTTTACCCTATAACCTCACCACCATCACCACAATTTGAGTTTCAAACATGTTCATCATTTTATGGTGAAATTGCTTCAACAACTTCACCAGCTGATGAACTCTTTTATAAGGGGAAGCTCCTTCCCCTTCATCTTCCTCCTCGTCTGCAAATGCTTCAAAGTTTACTTCAAACTGAAGAACATTGCTCATATatggcttcttcttcttcatctggtTTCATTGGTAATAACTTGAAGAAATCTTGGTGTAGGAAACTTAAGCAAATCAAACAGTCCACAATAACACAAAAGCTTAAGTCTTTGTTTAATAAATCTGGGTGTTCATATGAATGTTGTTGTGTTAAAGCAAGTGTGAATACAAATGGTAGCCACAGGAGGTCTTTTTCTGGTGTAATTCAAAGGTATTCTACACCAATAATGTCTTTATcaacatcatcttcttcatcaagttcttcatcatcatcatcattttcttTCGGTTCGGGCGGATTTGGAGATTTGCATTTGTTGAAACGAAGCAATAGTTTGAATTCAGAGGTCGAGAGTTCAATACAAGGAGCCATTGTTCATTGTAAGATGTCTCAAAAGCTTTCtagttcaaaagaaaaaaaaatgcaaaatgaaCTTTGGGGTTTGTAG
- the LOC107905258 gene encoding exocyst complex component EXO70H1 produces MPRKGMRSLCFSPRTPSFSTYHQSTTSESTASSTNRRRFSESMIEQTIDAAATIIMKWDADTSAYAKVTSLFYESKREALQFIRSVNELQKTMHLLVSDQGSRSEKLVRAQILMQTAMKRLQKEFYQILSMNRAHLDPESISTRSSWTSARSSTSDFDDDDEIRTAGDSISEIEEVSSMAMSDLKLIADCMIASGYAKECMHIYKIIRKSIIDEGIYKLGIEKLSSSQVNKMDWDVLDLKIKNWLEAEKISIRTLFTGERILCDQVFATSDLIKESCFTEISKEAAILLFGFPELVAKTKKYSPEKMFRVLDMYSAISEDWKEIETIFSFESTSTVRLQSLDSLVRLSESVRSLLMDFESTIQKDSSKTMIPGGGLHPLTISSMNYLTLLADYSNILTDIISDWPPPAKSTLPASFLFSPDSEDSTAPAISVRFVWLILVLLCKLDGKAKHYKDVSLSYLFLANNLQHVISRVRKSNLQYILGEEWITKHEAKVKQFTSNYEPLAWGEVFASLPENPKAPITAGKAKDCFRKFNASFENAYWKQRSCIVPDSKLREEIKVSIGTKLVTLYRDFYNTHISTVGDERSARLFVRFSPEDIGNYFSDLFYGTVSSGSSSTSSSVSSHHRRQMLRSPLRV; encoded by the coding sequence ATGCCGAGAAAAGGAATGAGGAGCCTTTGTTTTAGTCCCAGAACGCCGTCGTTTTCCACCTATCATCAATCCACCACATCGGAGTCTACGGCCAGTAGTACTAATCGCCGGAGATTTTCAGAATCCATGATCGAGCAAACTATCGACGCCGCAGCTACAATCATCATGAAATGGGATGCTGATACGTCGGCTTACGCTAAAGTCACTTCTCTTTTCTACGAAAGCAAAAGAGAAGCCTTACAGTTCATAAGATCTGTTAACGAGTTACAAAAAACAATGCATTTGTTAGTTTCTGATCAAGGTTCCCGTTCGGAAAAACTCGTTCGAGCTCAAATTTTGATGCAAACAGCGATGAAGAGGCTTCAAAAAGAATTTTACCAGATTTTATCGATGAACCGGGCTCATTTGGATCCAGAATCGATTTCTACAAGATCGTCATGGACCTCCGCGAGATCTAGTACGTCGGATTTTGATGACGATGATGAGATCCGAACCGCAGGTGATTCTATCTCTGAAATAGAAGAAGTTTCTTCTATGGCCATGTCGGATTTGAAATTGATAGCTGATTGCATGATTGCTTCTGGTTATGCTAAAGAAtgcatgcatatttataaaataattcgAAAATCGATTATCGATGAAGGTATTTATAAGCTGGGAATCGAGAAATTGAGTTCGTCTCAGGTTAATAAAATGGATTGGGACGTACTTGATTTAAAAATCAAGAACTGGTTAGAAGCTGAGAAGATTTCAATAAGAACGCTTTTCACCGGAGAAAGAATCCTCTGCGATCAGGTCTTTGCTACGTCCGATCTCATCAAAGAATCTTGTTTCACGGAGATTTCAAAAGAAGCAGCGATTCTTTTGTTTGGATTCCCGGAGCTCGTCGCCAAGACGAAAAAATATTCGCCGGAGAAAATGTTCCGTGTTCTCGACATGTACTCGGCGATTTCAGAAGACTGGAAAGAGATCGAAACGATCTTTTCATTCGAATCCACTTCAACCGTTCGATTACAATCTCTCGACTCGCTGGTTCGACTCAGTGAGTCCGTTCGTTCGTTGTTGATGGACTTTGAATCGACAATCCAAAAGGATTCATCCAAAACGATGATTCCAGGTGGCGGTTTACATCCACTAACGATCTCCTCGATGAATTACCTCACTCTCCTCGCCGATTACAGCAACATCCTCACCGACATTATCTCGGACTGGCCACCACCGGCAAAATCAACGTTACCGGCTTCTTTCTTATTCAGTCCAGATTCCGAAGATTCAACGGCGCCGGCGATTTCCGTCCGATTTGTTTGGCTCATCCTCGTCTTACTCTGCAAACTCGACGGTAAAGCAAAGCATTACAAAGACGTTTCCTTATCATACCTCTTCTTAGCCAACAATCTCCAACACGTAATCTCCAGAGTCCGTAAATCGAATCTCCAGTACATACTCGGCGAAGAATGGATCACTAAACACGAGGCTAAGGTGAAACAATTCACATCAAATTACGAGCCGTTAGCGTGGGGTGAAGTGTTCGCCTCGTTGCCGGAGAATCCAAAGGCTCCGATAACGGCTGGTAAAGCCAAAGACTGTTTCAGAAAATTCAATGCAAGCTTTGAAAATGCGTATTGGAAGCAACGTTCTTGTATCGTCCCGGATTCAAAACTGCGAGAAGAGATCAAAGTTTCCATCGGAACAAAACTGGTGACATTATATCGAGACTTTTATAATACGCATATATCAACGGTCGGAGATGAAAGGAGTGCAAGATTATTTGTTAGGTTTTCACCCGAAGACATCGGGAATTACTTCTCGGATTTGTTCTATGGGACGGTGAGTTCTGGTAGTTCATCGACGTCGTCTTCGGTATCATCTCATCACCGCCGGCAAATGCTGCGGTCGCCGTTAAGAGTGTAA
- the LOC107905257 gene encoding UDP-glucuronic acid decarboxylase 1, with amino-acid sequence MKQLHKQSSINHRRDEEILIPQTPPYSPKSLKHPRSLPRSINYLFKEQRLLFIFIGILIGSTFFILQPTLSRLGPTETHPSIPKSFSNNVVSHTQEFSVSNQNPIHGKMGRVPVGIGRRRMRIVVTGGAGFVGSHLVDKLIGRGDEVIVIDNFFTGRKENVVHLFGNPRFELIRHDVVEPILLEVDQIYHLACPASPVHYKYNPVKTIKTNVMGTLNMLGLAKRVGARFLLTSTSEVYGDPLQHPQKETYWGNVNPIGERSCYDEGKRTAETLTMDYHRGDGVEVRIARIFNTYGPRMCLDDGRVVSNFVAQAIRKQPMTVYGDGKQTRSFQYVSDLVDGLVALMEGEHIGPFNLGNPGEFTMLELAEVVKDTIDPSATIEYKPNTADDPHMRKPDISKAKELLNWEPKIPLREGLPLMVNDFRNRILNEDEGKGA; translated from the exons ATGAAACAGTTACACAAGCAATCAAGCATTAACCATAGGCGAGATGAAGAGATCTTAATACCTCAAACTCCTCCTTACTCACCCAAATCCTTAAAACACCCCAGATCTCTCCCTAGATCCATTAACTATCTCTTCAAAGAACAACGCCTTTTGTTCATCTTCATCGGCATTTTAATCGGTTCTACTTTCTTCATCCTCCAACCAACTCTCTCTCGTTTAGGCCCAACCGAGACTCACCCTTCGATCCCCAAATCTTTCTCTAACAACGTCGTTTCCCACACCCAAGAGTTCTCCGTTTCCAATCAGAATCCTATTCATGGCAAAATGGGTCGTGTTCCCGTCGGGATCGGTCGACGGAGGATGAGGATCGTCGTCACCGGTGGTGCTGGGTTTGTCGGTAGTCACCTCGTTGATAAGCTAATTGGAAGAGGCGATGAAGTGATTGTTATCGATAATTTCTTCACTGGGAGGAAAGAAAACGTGGTTCATCTTTTTGGGAATCCGAGGTTCGAATTGATTCGACATGACGTCGTTGAACCGATTCTCTTGGAAGTAGATCAGATCTATCATTTAGCTTGCCCTGCTTCACCGGTTCATTATAAATATAATCCCGTTAAGACCATC AAGACAAATGTGATGGGTACTCTTAACATGTTGGGGCTTGCAAAGAGAGTTGGGGCCAGGTTTTTGCTTACGAGCACGAGTGAGGTTTACGGTGATCCCCTTCAGCATCCTCAGAAAGAAACCTATTGGGGAAATGTTAATCCAATCG GTGAGAGGAGTTGCTACGATGAAGGAAAAAGGACTGCTGAAACCTTAACCATGGATTATCATCGAGGTGACGGTGTTGAG GTGCGAATTGCTCGTATTTTCAACACTTATGGCCCTCGCATGTGCTTGGATGATGGACGTGTTGTTAGCAATTTTGTTGCTCAG GCCATTCGGAAGCAACCGATGACTGTTTATGGTGATGGGAAACAAACACGAAGCTTCCAATATGTTTCTGATTTG GTTGATGGACTCGTTGCTTTAATGGAAGGGGAGCACATAGGACCTTTTAATCTCGGCAACCCGGGAGAATTCACCATGCTCGAATTAGCGGAG GTTGTCAAAGACACGATCGATCCAAGTGCAACGATAGAATATAAACCAAATACCGCGGACGATCCACATATGAGGAAACCGGACATCAGCAAAGCAAAGGAGCTGCTGAACTGGGAGCCAAAAATACCCCTAAGAGAAGGGTTACCCCTTATGGTGAACGATTTCCGGAATCGTATTTTGAATGAAGATGAAGGAAAGGGAGCTTAA
- the LOC107903148 gene encoding protein SODIUM POTASSIUM ROOT DEFECTIVE 3 has translation MKGMNILCASQASTAICLSIDQVSATAGGQNPTTAAAKRFTKTLPCTAHPPPINPLPYHLLKNHDKWCSNNTVSVSANDFKKKSSLKAMDIITRKSISSDIKDAAADAGNNKILSIKQDQHQVVVLKVSLHCKGCEGKVRKHLSKMKGVTSFNIDFEAKKVTIVGEVTPLQVLASVSKVKSAQFWTSDISAAPTTKN, from the exons atgaaaggaatGAATATATTGTGTGCATCCCAAGCTTCAACAGCCATATGTTTAAGCATAGACCAAGTCTCAGCCACCGCCGGTGGCCAAAACCCCACCACCGCCGCCGCCAAAAGATTCACCAAAACCCTGCCTTGCACCGCTCACCCGCCGCCGATCAATCCTTTGCCTTATCATTTGCTTAAGAACCATGACAAATGGTGTTCAAATAATACAGTTTCAGTTTCAGCTAATGATTTCAAGAAGAAGAGTTCATTGAAGGCAATGGATATTATTACAAGGAAAAGCATTTCTTCTGACATTAAAGATGCTGCTGCAGATGCGGGTAATAACAAGATTCTGTCTATAAAACAAGATCAACACCAG GTTGTGGTTCTAAAGGTGTCATTACACTGCAAAGGTTGTGAAGGAAAAGTGAGGAAACATTTGTCCAAAATGAAAG GTGTGACATCCTTTAACATAGATTTTGAAGCAAAGAAGGTGACAATTGTTGGAGAGGTGACACCATTACAAGTCTTGGCTAGTGTTTCAAAGGTTAAGTCTGCTCAATTTTGGACATCTGACATTTCTGCTGCTCCTACAACCAAGAATTGA
- the LOC107905256 gene encoding uncharacterized protein isoform X1, giving the protein MEPFGHRRPKISSFSDDLNCTHFQLSSTRGNKQVQKQRKFPNLTSDSVSSISNNKDQDQLMFELGLRSSKQSSGIPMKKLLAREMSKEIESRRRSSSVIARLMGLDGLPPEQKLAEGAGFYNRRSSRRNSKEEPEFKDVFEVSKMERSGCGYSSLGTVDSKLSDAEVAFIQQKFMEAKRFSTDEKLRDSEEFDDTLEVLNSNTDLLLKFLEQPDSLFAKHLHDLQGVPSQSHCGRISVLKSSRTLNNDDGQSKHRSKSPQGHHLYGKYAASNRPELPMFQLDEKNVPTILPTRIVVLKPNLGKSRNSTRTASSPCSSHHFPSEGIEHLEISGIESRETEKWHKKKVQQDIGFSRHNSRESREMVKEITRQIKNSFNNGSMKISTSKFRGYAGDESSCDVSGSESTNDSDVTMSYRDKRHRRLSSRSSASSVSREAKKRLSERWKLTHGSQEVQMVSRGSTLGEMLAISDRETSLANSSSPVVGEGCSEIGDCSRPAVWNEPLGISSRDGWKDGCLGNLSRSRSVPASSTDFGSPRIGTRHGSLRRDKYVIPKAVKGNFNPWEASLVTSNQLSRGNKSRFSSSSSSSIKENSDTSPDFVITPHQSSGESASTAMDSSSVLENTLEVNDPKKPSDTELSAPPSLNADVSSGDVCNLEPKEPSVSELGSRAGSKEGDQPSPISVIEAPFTDDLSSGSECFESISADLHGLRMQLQLLKLETEAYEEGTMLLSSDDDGDRVSIQLATAEKNLESVYIVDVLVDSGINGADLDTFLETWHSPECPVNPTVFEELEKKYHNLNSWSRAERRLMFDRINSKLLEIYQQYIDQFPWIKRPVRKIIPKWNILELEDSLHKSLVSDNKKPDMDTEVCEWSNLRDDIDVIGKEIERLLVDELVGEVAVWV; this is encoded by the exons ATGGAGCCATTTGGGCATCGAAGGCCTAAGATTTCGAGCTTCTCTGATGATCTAAACTGCACTCATTTTCAACTTTCTTCAACAAGAG gaAACAAACAGGttcaaaaacagagaaaatttcCAAATTTGACATCTGATTCTGTTTCCTCCATTAGTAATAATAAAGACCAAGATCAG TTAATGTTTGAGTTGGGTTTGAGATCTTCAAAACAATCAAGTGGGATCCCGATGAAGAAGTTGTTAGCACGAGAAATGTCGAAAGAAATTGAATCTCGAAGACGATCTTCGAGCGTTATAGCTAGATTGATGGGGCTTGATGGATTACCACCTGAACAAAAACTAGCTGAGGGTGCCGGATTTTATAACCGGCGATCTTCTAGGAGAAACTCGAAGGAGGAACCGGAGTTTAAAGATGTTTTCGAAGTATCGAAAATGGAGAGGAGTGGCTGTGGTTATTCTTCGCTGGGGACTGTAGACTCGAAGCTATCTGATGCTGAGGTTGCTTTTATTCAACAGAAGTTTATGGAGGCTAAACGTTTTTCGACCGATGAAAAGCTTCGGGATTCTGAGGAATTTGATGATACACTTGAGGTGTTAAATTCCAACACGGATCTTTTGTTGAAATTCCTCGAGCAACCGGATTCGTTATTCGCTAAGCATTTGCATGATCTGCAAGGTGTGCCATCGCAGTCTCATTGTGGTCGAATATCGGTCTTGAAGTCATCACGCACTCTAAACAATGACGATGGTCAATCGAAGCACCGTAGTAAATCTCCTCAAGGTCATCACTTGTATGGGAAATACGCAGCTTCTAATCGTCCTGAGTTGCCTATGTTTCAATTAGACGAAAAAAACGTGCCAACTATTCTACCGACAAGAATTGTTGTATTGAAACCAAATCTCGGGAAATCACGGAATTCTACTAGAACCGCTTCATCACCTTGTTCTTCTCATCATTTTCCATCTGAAGGCATCGAGCACCTTGAAATTTCAGGTATCGAGAGTAGGGAGACAGAAAAATGGCACAAGAAAAAGGTTCAACAAGATATCGGGTTTTCAAGGCATAATTCTAGAGAATCGAGGGAAATGGTGAAGGAGATTACTAGGCAAATAAAAAATAGCTTTAACAATGGCTCAATGAAAATTTCAACTTCTAAGTTTCGAGGATATGCAGGGGATGAGAGTTCATGTGATGTATCCGGTTCTGAATCTACAAACGATTCCGATGTAACAATGTCCTACAGAGATAAACGACATAGGAGGCTATCATCCCGTTCTAGTGCATCATCGGTTAGTAGAGAGGCTAAGAAGCGATTATCTGAGAGGTGGAAATTAACACACGGGTCTCAAGAGGTGCAAATGGTTAGTCGGGGTAGTACACTCGGTGAAATGCTTGCTATCTCTGATAGGGAAACGAGCTTAGCTAATTCGAGTAGCCCGGTTGTTGGAGAAGGATGCAGTGAGATCGGTGATTGTTCTCGGCCAGCAGTGTGGAACGAACCTTTAGGGATTAGCAGTAGGGACGGTTGGAAAGATGGATGTCTCGGTAATCTTTCAAGATCACGATCTGTTCCGGCTTCTTCTACCGACTTTGGAAGTCCTAGAATAGGTACTCGACATGGAAGTCTACGTAGAGACAAGTATGTGATCCCAAAAGCAGTAAAAGGCAATTTTAATCCATGGGAAGCTTCGTTGGTTACCAGTAACCAACTATCCCGTGGTAATAAATCTCGATTTTCGAGTAGTAGTTCCAGTAGTATCAAGGAAAATAGCGACACTTCACCGGATTTTGTTATCACCCCACATCAATCGTCCGGAGAATCTGCTAGCACTGCCATGGATTCCAGTTCTGTTCTTGAGAACACATTGGAAGTTAATGATCCGAAAAAGCCTTCGGACACGGAATTATCTGCTCCTCCTTCATTGAATGCCGATGTTTCTAGCGGTGATGTATGTAACTTGGAGCCCAAG GAACCATCTGTATCAGAACTAGGATCTCGAGCAGGCTCTAAGGAGGGAGATCAGCCGAGTCCGATTTCAGTCATTGAAGCTCCTTTCACCGATGATTTATCATCCGGTTCTGAATGCTTTGAAAGCATTAGTGCTGACCTCCATG GCCTTCGTATGCAACTGCAACTATTAAAACTCGAAACTGAGGCATATGAAGAAGGAACGATGCTTCTTTCAAGCGACGATGATGGTGATCGAGTATCTATTCAGTTAGCAACGGCTGAAAAGAATTTGGAGTCCGTATACATAGTCGATGTCTTGGTTGATTCCGGAATCAATGGAGCCGACCTCGATACCTTCTTAGAAACATGGCATTCTCCAGAATGTCCGGTGAATCCAACAGTATTCGAAGAACTCGAGAAAAAATACCATAATCTGAATTCTTGGTCAAGGGCCGAAAGGAGGCTGATGTTCGATAGGATCAATTCGAAGCTACTCGAGATCTATCAACAATATATAGATCAATTCCCATGGATAAAGAGGCCTGTAAGAAAAATTATTCCGAAGTGGAACATACTAGAGCTCGAAGATAGCTTGCACAAATCACTGGTAAGTGACAACAAGAAACCGGACATGGATACTGAGGTATGTGAATGGTCGAACTTGAGGGACGATATTGATGTAATCGGTAAGGAGATCGAGAGATTGTTGGTTGATGAACTAGTAGGTGAGGTAGCAGTTTGGGTTTAG
- the LOC107905256 gene encoding uncharacterized protein isoform X2 gives MFELGLRSSKQSSGIPMKKLLAREMSKEIESRRRSSSVIARLMGLDGLPPEQKLAEGAGFYNRRSSRRNSKEEPEFKDVFEVSKMERSGCGYSSLGTVDSKLSDAEVAFIQQKFMEAKRFSTDEKLRDSEEFDDTLEVLNSNTDLLLKFLEQPDSLFAKHLHDLQGVPSQSHCGRISVLKSSRTLNNDDGQSKHRSKSPQGHHLYGKYAASNRPELPMFQLDEKNVPTILPTRIVVLKPNLGKSRNSTRTASSPCSSHHFPSEGIEHLEISGIESRETEKWHKKKVQQDIGFSRHNSRESREMVKEITRQIKNSFNNGSMKISTSKFRGYAGDESSCDVSGSESTNDSDVTMSYRDKRHRRLSSRSSASSVSREAKKRLSERWKLTHGSQEVQMVSRGSTLGEMLAISDRETSLANSSSPVVGEGCSEIGDCSRPAVWNEPLGISSRDGWKDGCLGNLSRSRSVPASSTDFGSPRIGTRHGSLRRDKYVIPKAVKGNFNPWEASLVTSNQLSRGNKSRFSSSSSSSIKENSDTSPDFVITPHQSSGESASTAMDSSSVLENTLEVNDPKKPSDTELSAPPSLNADVSSGDVCNLEPKEPSVSELGSRAGSKEGDQPSPISVIEAPFTDDLSSGSECFESISADLHGLRMQLQLLKLETEAYEEGTMLLSSDDDGDRVSIQLATAEKNLESVYIVDVLVDSGINGADLDTFLETWHSPECPVNPTVFEELEKKYHNLNSWSRAERRLMFDRINSKLLEIYQQYIDQFPWIKRPVRKIIPKWNILELEDSLHKSLVSDNKKPDMDTEVCEWSNLRDDIDVIGKEIERLLVDELVGEVAVWV, from the exons ATGTTTGAGTTGGGTTTGAGATCTTCAAAACAATCAAGTGGGATCCCGATGAAGAAGTTGTTAGCACGAGAAATGTCGAAAGAAATTGAATCTCGAAGACGATCTTCGAGCGTTATAGCTAGATTGATGGGGCTTGATGGATTACCACCTGAACAAAAACTAGCTGAGGGTGCCGGATTTTATAACCGGCGATCTTCTAGGAGAAACTCGAAGGAGGAACCGGAGTTTAAAGATGTTTTCGAAGTATCGAAAATGGAGAGGAGTGGCTGTGGTTATTCTTCGCTGGGGACTGTAGACTCGAAGCTATCTGATGCTGAGGTTGCTTTTATTCAACAGAAGTTTATGGAGGCTAAACGTTTTTCGACCGATGAAAAGCTTCGGGATTCTGAGGAATTTGATGATACACTTGAGGTGTTAAATTCCAACACGGATCTTTTGTTGAAATTCCTCGAGCAACCGGATTCGTTATTCGCTAAGCATTTGCATGATCTGCAAGGTGTGCCATCGCAGTCTCATTGTGGTCGAATATCGGTCTTGAAGTCATCACGCACTCTAAACAATGACGATGGTCAATCGAAGCACCGTAGTAAATCTCCTCAAGGTCATCACTTGTATGGGAAATACGCAGCTTCTAATCGTCCTGAGTTGCCTATGTTTCAATTAGACGAAAAAAACGTGCCAACTATTCTACCGACAAGAATTGTTGTATTGAAACCAAATCTCGGGAAATCACGGAATTCTACTAGAACCGCTTCATCACCTTGTTCTTCTCATCATTTTCCATCTGAAGGCATCGAGCACCTTGAAATTTCAGGTATCGAGAGTAGGGAGACAGAAAAATGGCACAAGAAAAAGGTTCAACAAGATATCGGGTTTTCAAGGCATAATTCTAGAGAATCGAGGGAAATGGTGAAGGAGATTACTAGGCAAATAAAAAATAGCTTTAACAATGGCTCAATGAAAATTTCAACTTCTAAGTTTCGAGGATATGCAGGGGATGAGAGTTCATGTGATGTATCCGGTTCTGAATCTACAAACGATTCCGATGTAACAATGTCCTACAGAGATAAACGACATAGGAGGCTATCATCCCGTTCTAGTGCATCATCGGTTAGTAGAGAGGCTAAGAAGCGATTATCTGAGAGGTGGAAATTAACACACGGGTCTCAAGAGGTGCAAATGGTTAGTCGGGGTAGTACACTCGGTGAAATGCTTGCTATCTCTGATAGGGAAACGAGCTTAGCTAATTCGAGTAGCCCGGTTGTTGGAGAAGGATGCAGTGAGATCGGTGATTGTTCTCGGCCAGCAGTGTGGAACGAACCTTTAGGGATTAGCAGTAGGGACGGTTGGAAAGATGGATGTCTCGGTAATCTTTCAAGATCACGATCTGTTCCGGCTTCTTCTACCGACTTTGGAAGTCCTAGAATAGGTACTCGACATGGAAGTCTACGTAGAGACAAGTATGTGATCCCAAAAGCAGTAAAAGGCAATTTTAATCCATGGGAAGCTTCGTTGGTTACCAGTAACCAACTATCCCGTGGTAATAAATCTCGATTTTCGAGTAGTAGTTCCAGTAGTATCAAGGAAAATAGCGACACTTCACCGGATTTTGTTATCACCCCACATCAATCGTCCGGAGAATCTGCTAGCACTGCCATGGATTCCAGTTCTGTTCTTGAGAACACATTGGAAGTTAATGATCCGAAAAAGCCTTCGGACACGGAATTATCTGCTCCTCCTTCATTGAATGCCGATGTTTCTAGCGGTGATGTATGTAACTTGGAGCCCAAG GAACCATCTGTATCAGAACTAGGATCTCGAGCAGGCTCTAAGGAGGGAGATCAGCCGAGTCCGATTTCAGTCATTGAAGCTCCTTTCACCGATGATTTATCATCCGGTTCTGAATGCTTTGAAAGCATTAGTGCTGACCTCCATG GCCTTCGTATGCAACTGCAACTATTAAAACTCGAAACTGAGGCATATGAAGAAGGAACGATGCTTCTTTCAAGCGACGATGATGGTGATCGAGTATCTATTCAGTTAGCAACGGCTGAAAAGAATTTGGAGTCCGTATACATAGTCGATGTCTTGGTTGATTCCGGAATCAATGGAGCCGACCTCGATACCTTCTTAGAAACATGGCATTCTCCAGAATGTCCGGTGAATCCAACAGTATTCGAAGAACTCGAGAAAAAATACCATAATCTGAATTCTTGGTCAAGGGCCGAAAGGAGGCTGATGTTCGATAGGATCAATTCGAAGCTACTCGAGATCTATCAACAATATATAGATCAATTCCCATGGATAAAGAGGCCTGTAAGAAAAATTATTCCGAAGTGGAACATACTAGAGCTCGAAGATAGCTTGCACAAATCACTGGTAAGTGACAACAAGAAACCGGACATGGATACTGAGGTATGTGAATGGTCGAACTTGAGGGACGATATTGATGTAATCGGTAAGGAGATCGAGAGATTGTTGGTTGATGAACTAGTAGGTGAGGTAGCAGTTTGGGTTTAG